The following are from one region of the Vicinamibacterales bacterium genome:
- a CDS encoding sugar phosphate isomerase/epimerase has translation MRFGISTHLFHDQRLAREHLAQIAAHGFETVEVFATRSHFDYHDADAIAELGTWLKDTGLALHGIHAPITDRMLPGDQWGQVMSTAVTDNARRQAAVAEAAAALNIARTIPCDVFVVHLGTPVARGGENSRAAASRSAEEICRLAESVDVRVAFEIIPNPLSDAPTLTALLEQELEAARAGICFDFGHAFLMGDVADAIETVAEHLVATHVHDNAGKRDDHLVPFDGRIDWDVALMTLQKVGYDGTCLMELANTGSPDAVLRKAVQARARFEKLLAY, from the coding sequence ATGCGGTTCGGCATCTCGACGCACCTCTTTCACGATCAGCGGCTCGCTCGCGAGCATCTCGCCCAGATCGCCGCCCACGGGTTCGAGACGGTCGAGGTCTTCGCGACGCGCAGCCACTTCGACTACCACGACGCGGACGCGATTGCCGAGCTCGGGACGTGGCTGAAGGACACGGGGCTGGCGCTGCACGGCATTCACGCGCCGATCACCGACAGGATGCTGCCGGGCGACCAGTGGGGACAGGTCATGTCCACGGCGGTCACCGACAACGCCAGGCGCCAGGCGGCGGTGGCGGAAGCCGCGGCGGCGTTGAACATCGCCAGGACGATTCCCTGCGACGTGTTCGTCGTCCATCTCGGCACGCCCGTCGCCCGCGGAGGCGAGAACAGCCGCGCCGCGGCGTCCCGCAGTGCCGAGGAGATCTGTCGGCTGGCCGAGTCCGTCGACGTGCGGGTCGCGTTCGAGATCATCCCGAACCCGCTTTCGGATGCGCCGACGCTGACCGCGCTGCTCGAGCAGGAACTGGAGGCCGCCCGCGCCGGCATCTGTTTCGACTTCGGCCACGCGTTCCTGATGGGCGACGTCGCCGATGCGATCGAAACCGTCGCCGAACATCTGGTCGCCACGCATGTCCACGACAACGCGGGCAAGCGGGACGATCACCTCGTCCCGTTCGACGGCCGCATCGACTGGGACGTCGCGCTGATGACGCTGCAGAAGGTGGGCTACGACGGGACCTGTCTGATGGAGCTGGCGAACACCGGATCGCCCGATGCTGTGCTGCGCAAGGCGGTGCAGGCGCGCGCCCGCTTCGAGAAACTGCTGGCTTACTGA
- the asnS gene encoding asparagine--tRNA ligase yields MTQPTYIEDIAAHEGQAVRLRGWLHNRRSSGKIHFLTLRDGTGFIQCVMSKKAVGDAMFTQADHLAQESAIIVEGAARADARAPGGFEIDVTALEVVSEAKDFPITPKEHGVDFLMDRRHLWIRSPRQQAILRVRHEVINAVRDFFNSRGFILADTPIFTPAACEGTTTLFPVQYFEDTTAYLTQSGQLYNEANAMALGRVYAFGPTFRAEKSKTRRHLTEFWMVEPEMAYATLDDVMALAEGLVVYVVGRALDKRRHELKVLERDTSKLERVQSPFPRVSYDEAVEALKKKGLPFEWGGDFGAPDETALSEDFDRPICVHRYPAAVKAFYMKPDPARPELALGVDVLAPEGYGEIIGGGERATDFDFLVEQIKKHDLPQEAFEWYLDLRRYGSVPHGGFGMGIERVVSWICGLEHLREAIPYPRMLYRMYP; encoded by the coding sequence ATGACACAGCCCACCTACATCGAAGACATCGCGGCGCATGAGGGTCAGGCGGTCCGCCTGCGCGGCTGGCTCCACAACCGGCGATCGAGCGGCAAGATCCACTTCCTGACGCTGCGCGACGGCACCGGGTTCATCCAGTGCGTCATGTCGAAGAAGGCGGTCGGCGACGCCATGTTCACGCAGGCCGACCATCTCGCCCAGGAAAGCGCGATCATCGTCGAAGGCGCGGCGCGTGCGGATGCGCGCGCACCGGGCGGCTTCGAGATCGACGTGACGGCGCTCGAGGTCGTCTCCGAGGCGAAGGACTTCCCGATCACGCCGAAAGAGCACGGCGTCGACTTTCTGATGGATCGGCGTCATCTGTGGATCCGCTCGCCGCGGCAGCAGGCCATTCTCCGCGTCCGGCACGAGGTGATCAACGCCGTCCGCGATTTCTTCAACAGCCGCGGTTTCATCCTTGCCGATACGCCGATCTTCACGCCGGCGGCCTGCGAGGGCACGACCACGCTCTTCCCGGTGCAGTACTTCGAGGACACGACGGCCTACCTGACGCAGAGCGGACAGCTCTACAACGAAGCCAACGCGATGGCGCTCGGCCGCGTCTACGCATTCGGACCGACCTTCCGCGCCGAAAAGTCGAAGACGCGGCGCCATCTCACCGAGTTCTGGATGGTCGAACCCGAGATGGCCTACGCGACGCTCGACGACGTCATGGCGCTCGCCGAGGGGCTGGTCGTCTACGTGGTCGGCCGGGCGCTCGACAAGCGCCGACACGAGCTGAAGGTGCTCGAGCGCGACACCTCGAAGCTCGAGCGGGTGCAGTCGCCGTTTCCGCGCGTCTCCTACGACGAGGCGGTCGAGGCGCTGAAGAAGAAGGGGCTGCCCTTCGAGTGGGGCGGCGACTTCGGCGCGCCCGACGAGACCGCGCTCTCGGAGGATTTCGACCGCCCGATCTGCGTCCATCGCTATCCTGCCGCCGTCAAGGCGTTCTACATGAAGCCCGATCCGGCGCGGCCCGAGCTGGCGCTCGGCGTCGACGTCCTCGCCCCGGAAGGGTACGGCGAAATCATCGGCGGCGGCGAGCGCGCCACCGACTTCGACTTCCTCGTCGAGCAGATCAAGAAGCACGATCTGCCGCAGGAGGCGTTCGAGTGGTATCTCGACCTGCGCCGTTATGGCTCGGTGCCGCACGGCGGCTTCGGCATGGGCATCGAGCGGGTGGTGTCGTGGATCTGCGGACTGGAACACCTGCGCGAGGCGATTCCCTATCCGCGGATGCTCTATCGGATGTATCCCTAG
- the rimO gene encoding 30S ribosomal protein S12 methylthiotransferase RimO → MKVGFVSLGCPKNLVDGEVMLGLAQQAGHEITPDAREADVLVVNTCAFIDNAKQESIDAILEMAQMKRDGKASRLVVTGCLAERYREELRKEIPEIDALLGTGELPGIVEAVSPLGDTSRAPAADTRPLTFHKKRGTSAIGHRPSTSAKPPAPTYLYGADTPRLQTTPRHFAYVKVAEGCDYTCAFCIIPTLRGSYRSRTPDSIVAEARRLAERGVRELLLISQDTTFYGIDRHERGALATLLRELNAIDGLRWIRLLYLYPTTITDDVLAAMADCEKVCRYVDLPLQHASAEVLRRMRRPGNRKTYDALLARIRERVPGVTLRTTFIVGFPGETEAEFAELEAFVADTRFDHLGVFTYSHEEGTRAHAVADDVPAAVKRQRRDAIMTRQQRIVASRQEALIGTDVHVLIDGPSPEHELVTQGRLEGQAPDIDPVVYLTECDPTAYAGGDLVRARVVGARGYDLVVAPVEVGATRRSPG, encoded by the coding sequence ATGAAAGTCGGATTCGTCTCCCTCGGTTGCCCCAAGAATCTCGTCGACGGCGAGGTGATGCTGGGCCTGGCGCAACAGGCCGGCCACGAAATCACCCCCGACGCGCGAGAGGCCGACGTGCTCGTCGTCAACACCTGCGCCTTCATCGACAACGCCAAACAGGAGTCGATCGACGCCATTCTCGAAATGGCGCAGATGAAGCGCGACGGCAAGGCCTCGCGTCTCGTCGTCACCGGCTGCCTTGCGGAGCGCTATCGCGAGGAACTGCGCAAGGAGATCCCAGAGATCGACGCGCTGCTGGGGACCGGCGAGCTGCCCGGCATCGTCGAAGCGGTGAGCCCGTTGGGCGATACGTCGAGAGCCCCCGCCGCCGACACCCGGCCCCTGACGTTCCACAAGAAACGTGGCACATCGGCCATCGGCCATCGGCCATCGACGTCAGCGAAGCCGCCGGCGCCGACCTACCTCTACGGCGCCGATACACCGCGCCTGCAGACGACGCCGCGCCACTTCGCGTACGTGAAGGTCGCCGAGGGCTGCGACTACACGTGCGCGTTCTGCATCATCCCGACGCTGCGCGGCAGCTACCGCAGCCGCACGCCCGACTCGATCGTCGCCGAGGCGCGTCGGCTGGCGGAGCGCGGCGTCAGGGAACTGCTGCTCATCTCGCAGGACACCACGTTCTACGGCATCGACCGCCACGAACGCGGCGCGCTCGCGACGCTGCTGCGTGAGCTGAACGCGATCGACGGCCTGCGCTGGATCCGCCTGCTCTACCTCTATCCCACGACCATCACCGACGACGTGCTCGCGGCTATGGCGGACTGCGAGAAGGTGTGCCGTTACGTCGACCTGCCACTGCAGCACGCGTCGGCAGAGGTGCTCCGGCGGATGCGCCGGCCTGGCAACCGCAAGACCTACGACGCGCTGCTGGCGCGGATCCGCGAGCGGGTTCCCGGCGTCACACTCAGGACGACGTTCATCGTCGGATTCCCCGGCGAGACCGAGGCCGAATTCGCGGAGCTCGAGGCGTTCGTCGCAGACACGCGGTTCGACCACCTGGGCGTGTTCACCTACTCACACGAGGAAGGCACGCGCGCCCACGCCGTGGCCGACGACGTCCCGGCGGCCGTCAAGCGGCAGCGGCGGGACGCGATCATGACGCGTCAACAGCGGATCGTGGCCAGCCGTCAGGAGGCGCTCATCGGTACCGACGTCCACGTGCTGATCGACGGACCGTCGCCGGAGCACGAGCTCGTGACGCAGGGTCGGCTCGAAGGCCAGGCCCCCGACATCGACCCGGTCGTGTACCTGACCGAGTGCGATCCGACGGCGTATGCGGGCGGGGACCTCGTCCGGGCGCGGGTCGTGGGCGCGCGGGGGTATGATCTCGTGGTCGCGCCGGTCGAGGTGGGAGCGACCAGGCGTTCTCCCGGCTGA